A genomic stretch from Alosa sapidissima isolate fAloSap1 chromosome 3, fAloSap1.pri, whole genome shotgun sequence includes:
- the LOC121705749 gene encoding cardiac-enriched FHL2-interacting protein yields MSLLDKRSVCLRVTRHHRRLSSSCESLMDEADREVSTLTDRAFRSLCIGDEAVYSDEFTGLSPLTGGCLLKPLTDENAWKVPENSPGVAAKKHGSLNGATTTAAWQHNNVSSLLSAFTKNGDATKTPNGMLGGNGTESWDKSALISIQRELAEFADPRKHGEPSNTKKAGRDGSCAPSGKSFKSRNSRSSKLKKLNSRNFFLHSEFSPFQAWKDLNQFPFGQEHISDLLPSDSFPRWCDSSFYRQLTAAHTRDPPAHTQEPTHRSEAGRALEEGQGTEKHTLSQKTETAQSSQRTQRHSTAQGTEQNAERGQKIENAQKANTAQRTDAVQNRTDAVQIRTDAVQNRTDTVQNRTDTVQNRTEIVETVQGADSTQRAEGSKGAERLQGVDGLRPLGGSAEQLSRPGEAQTPSVAQTPSVLEQRRSTDSVECSAPWRRNRGRAHSAAPPGPVEKSSPAVESRPPTSAEPSRKQEVRRMEELSSASSTPFNITHLLTPILPCRQDTESLDPALFSPATLDIPAATAADRKPSPDTKARESYRSIASSLLFNLKDNRKRVKARYSPPRFRPTDPVDPSKLWKDLSDAETGTPVLVVTDGTASVMSPVLESTSALALPGNQQAESWSEGAMRGRGELAGEGAWGRDQLSVPDGSAQGGSPHSGAQSRSPGYPSLNLYRRANTEADDVHPTQHAAKVTMETQEGRACDAGQSNLPIRKEREPPKKSVKERVKELQGQNSVAETQASVNKDPAKRSNDRSPVSPLGLPDRGAAAHRGGDRETLKERAPDVPAKPSAMPKQPTPPDVPAKPSAMPKQPTPPDVPAKPSAMPKQPPAVPARVKHPAKREQDSAAAAASALTSTRETDASTRETDASTRETDASSEAKHAFSARQNNYIKSQRSAFLEEEECGDWDELQEVALLKQMKVELRARQGHQEAESMKDAALCGAHSKHFAGRTPSEQLPRMDIPEPNESSRAKNTPAVTSEEQEGLEQHDIVLPAPERRARKGVLSLRGNTQAKRDLFAQLDQMQIEPLSTHTKKESAAVHKYDLATMALEELIAEREERKRKGQGSSTEQHAQRPAPEHRNTPAPEHRNTLASEHRNTLATEHRNTLATEHKQRGGRGHIQESRTVPAEQRHRETNRAPRTRGQNTDDPVVKSGGQTLRSVQQGDTAQVPAGQGRLAEAAHQHSVQQTKQNREGEAGERGQGRGGGSSTDNTNPDWTGQGSERVKRQDGSERDGRRERTSREHRAQRSRTPPAVPPRKGKPGMRDEDKADAERSAEEESITKAEGRDRVHVDREREQRADTQNKEAQLATSTDKKQLTDSTDNKQLATSTDNKQLATSTDNKQLATSTDHKQLASNTDNKQLSANTDSKQLATNTNNKQLAISNDNKQLAVSNQESSTRTESQRAEKHTDNQLKSEVFSGTAEPNSKHSAQTYTAKVKGSPDPTMTYAAKSEAAQRREEGNGTVTEEVRERNTDTDQKERKQDDRDSSAQNDRDSSAQNGQRAKQSRSYARDFLSLLGLSGEEKAPSGEVSSKPKPAPPASHDTDAPAVDSVTIHDILKLRSPTFSPLQTPGTSPSLHGDGSAHRPKENSGKTDGDSRAFSNPGSESDASERLMSPLSDMDKGGWVRSLIEQAQTLTPKDLTPSQSNASSPTPGKSNASSPTPGKPVLFKVKDNTFATSPVTKTVRPILHRALQDVMAQPWSPRESLSGSERGEDRGSERGSERGEEESEAPRAPQGIPILVEVASSPLPEDSTPAGGAASAARAASPSQQPRGQMLTVPEEEGGRSSVSSEISSAQSEGLKSYTSAGDQSEGLKSYTSAGDTWGEEGVLSAAQADDTEGSKAPSEHSGSVCSGTEGKKPPPAVLPKTEKALRRAMKLTTRRIQKAEGKSNRVDRKHGGERAEPDQKNRRGGNPDLKQENRSKKHPETEQRNRPRERRESEPNHSSTEKYTSQPSGRHSNTEKHTSEPSGRHSNTEKHTSEPSGRHSNTEKHTSEPSGRHSNTEKHTSEPSGRHGNTEKHTSQPSGHHSNTEKHTSEPSGRHGNTEKHTSQPSGHHSNTEKHTSEPSGRHGNTEKHASQPSGHHSNTEKHTSEPSSCHSNAHSNHTSQHGDREGRSSAKHARLKHMSQSTDRHIGNHRDLRSSGSGRGSSERAPEHHQQVYVRESPNGSSNRGDRRSRSLERDVSVQPEGPPQRWDRPHPNPSRRPSLNGFLPRQNSSERTYPPPTMRQNSSERTYPPPTMRQNSSERTYPPPTMRQNSSEQAYPPSTMRQNSSERTYPPSTMRQNSSERTYPPSSSNLMPQSYPMTQRKLLQDPDSGQYFVVDMPVQVTTKTFFDPETRSYVQLPVQSAEGAVPSGPSVEMLNPSLVLYHGFVPASTLPAQQQQKPSAPRALPGDMEDENNSAPQWLEDSLHKHNRHEHAYIEPVYMPKDHTPEEELDSVR; encoded by the coding sequence ATGAGCCTCCTGGACAagcggagtgtgtgtctgcgtgtcacACGCCACCACCGGCGCCTGAGCAGCTCCTGCGAGAGCCTGATGGACGAGGCGGACCGTGAGGTCAGCACGCTGACCGACCGCGCCTTCCGCTCGCTCTGCATCGGCGACGAGGCCGTCTACAGCGACGAGTTCACCGGACTCTCCCCGCTGACTGGCGGCTGCCTGCTGAAGCCGCTGACCGACGAGAACGCTTGGAAGGTTCCGGAAAACAGCCCAGGCGTCGCTGCCAAGAAGCACGGCAGCTTGAACGGCGCCACCACCACTGCTGCCTGGCAACACAATAACGTGTCGTCTCTCCTGTCCGCCTTCACCAAGAACGGCGACGCCACCAAAACGCCCAACGGAATGCTGGGTGGGAATGGCACGGAGTCCTGGGATAAGTCAGCGCTGATCAGCATCCAGAGGGAGCTGGCGGAGTTCGCCGACCCCAGGAAGCACGGCGAACCCTCCAATACAAAGAAGGCGGGCAGGGACGGCAGCTGCGCCCCGTCTGGGAAGTCCTTCAAGTCCAGAAACAGCAGGTCCAGCAAGCTAAAGAAGCTGAACTCGCGGAACTTCTTCCTGCACAGCGAGTTCAGCCCGTTTCAGGCCTGGAAGGACCTCAACCAGTTCCCGTTCGGTCAGGAGCACATCTCCGACCTGCTGCCCTCCGACAGCTTCCCCCGCTGGTGCGACTCCAGCTTTTACAGACAGcttacagcagcacacacacgcgacccaccagcacacacacaggagcccaCACACAGATCAGAAGCTGGACGGGCCCTCGAGGAGGGGCAGGGGACggagaaacacacactgtcacagaaAACAGAAACAGCACAGAGTTCACAACGCACCCAgagacacagcacagcacaggggaCTGAGCAAAACGCAGAGCGAGGACAGAAAATAGAAAATGCACAAAAAGCAAACACTGCACAGAGAACTGACGCGGTGCAGAACAGAACTGACGCGGTGCAGATCAGAACTGACGCGGTGCAGAACAGAACTGACACCGTGCAGAACAGAACTGACACGGTGCAGAACAGAACGGAAATAGTGGAGACTGTCCAGGGTGCAGACAGCACTCAGAGGGCAGAAGGGTCAAAGGGAGCAGAGAGACTGCAGGGGGTGGACGGCCTGAGGCCACTGGGGGGCAGCGCTGAGCAGCTGTCCAGGCCTGGAGAGGCGCAGACTCCCTCTGTGGCGCAGACTCCCTCGGTCCTGGAGCAGAGGCGCTCAACAGACAGCGTGGAGTGTAGCGCCCCCTGGCGGCGGAACAGGGGTAGGGCGCATAGCGCGGCTCCGCCTGGCCCGGTGGAGAAGAGCTCTCCTGCTGTGGAGAGCAGGCCGCCCACGAGCGCCGAGCCGTCcaggaaacaggaagtgaggcgtATGGAGGAGCTGAGCTCGGCCAGCTCCACGCCGTTCAACATCACGCACCTTCTCACGCCCATCCTCCCCTGTCGCCAGGATACGGAGAGCCTGGACCCCGCCCTCTTCTCGCCCGCCACCCTCGACATCCCCGCGGCAACCGCGGCCGACCGCAAGCCCTCGCCCGACACGAAGGCGCGGGAGAGCTACAGGTCCATCGCCTCCAGCCTGCTCTTCAACCTCAAGGACAACAGGAAGAGGGTCAAGGCCCGATACAGCCCACCCCGGTTCAGGCCCACCGACCCCGTTGACCCCAGCAAGCTGTGGAAGGACCTCTCGGACGCGGAGACGGGCACGCCAGTGCTCGTGGTGACAGACGGCACGGCCTCAGTGATGAGCCCGGTGCTGGAGTCCACCAGCGCTCTGGCTTTGCCAGGGAACCAGCAGGCGGAAAGCTGGTCCGAGGGTGCGATGCGGGGCAGGGGAGAGCTGGCGGGAGAGGGCGCTTGGGGGAGAGACCAGCTGTCCGTCCCCGACGGCAGCGCTCAGGGAGGCTCCCCGCACTCGGGGGCTCAGAGCAGAAGCCCTGGATACCCGAGTCTGAACCTCTACAGGAGGGCCAACACTGAGGCAGACGACGTCCACCCCACGCAACACGCCGCCAAGGTTACCATGGAGACACAGGAGGGCAGGGCCTGCGATGCAGGACAGAGCAATCTGCCAatcaggaaagagagagagccccCCAAGAAATCTGtcaaggagagagtgaaagagctgCAAGGTCAGAACAGCGTGGCAGAGACGCAAGCGAGTGTGAATAAGGACCCAGCGAAGAGAAGCAACGACCGGTCACCTGTGAGTCCCCTTGGCCTCCCTGACAGAGGCGCTGCtgcacacagaggaggagacagagagacattaAAGGAAAGAGCTCCAGATGTGCCAGCGAAACCATCAGCTATGCCCAAACAGCCAACACCTCCAGATGTGCCAGCGAAACCATCAGCTATGCCCAAACAGCCAACACCTCCAGATGTGCCAGCGAAACCATCAGCTATGCCCAAACAGCCTCCTGCTGTTCCAGCGCGCGTAAAACACCCAGCGAAGAGGGAGCAGGATTCGGCAGCAGCTGCAGCGTCAGCGCTGACCAGCACGAGAGAGACAGATGCCAGCACGAGAGAGACAGACGCCAGCACGAGAGAGACAGACGCCAGCAGCGAGGCTAAACACGCCTTCTCCGCGCGGCAGAACAACTACATCAAGAGCCAGAGGAGCGCCttcctggaggaggaggagtgcggGGACTGGGATGAGCTGCAGGAGGTGGCTCTGCTGAAGCAGATGAAAGTGGAGCTTCGGGCTCGACAGGGGCACCAGGAGGCCGAGAGCATGAAGGACGCAGCACTTTGCGGGGCACACTCCAAGCACTTTGCGGGGCGCACTCCAAGCGAGCAGCTGCCCCGGATGGACATACCAGAGCCAAACGAGAGCTCCAGGGCTAAAAATACACCAGCCGTAACCAGTGAGGAGCAGGAGGGTCTCGAGCAACATGACATAGTTTTGCCAGCGCCTGAGAGACGCGCCCGAAAGGGCGTCCTGTCCCTCAGGGGAAATACCCAAGCCAAGCGAGACCTGTTTGCCCAGCTGGACCAGATGCAGATCGAGCCGCTgagcacacacaccaagaaGGAGAGCGCTGCGGTCCACAAGTACGACCTGGCCACCATGGCGCTGGAGGAGCTCATTGccgagagggaggagaggaaacggAAAGGTCAGGGGTCATCTACCGAGCAGCACGCACAGAGGCCGGCACCGGAACACCGGAACACACCAGCACCGGAACACCGGAACACACTAGCATCGGAACACCGGAACACACTAGCAACAGAACACCGGAACACACTAGCAACAGAACACAAGCAGCGTGGAGGCAGAGGGCACATTCAGGAGAGCAGAACCGTGCCAGCCgagcagagacacagagaaaccAACAGAGCTCCGAGAACCAGAGGCCAGAACACTGATGATCCCGTGGTCAAGAGTGGAGGCCAGACTCTGCGCTCCGTACAGCAGGGCGACACCGCACAGGTCCCAGCTGGTCAAGGGAGATTAGCGGAGGCTGCTCATCAGCACTCCGTCCAGCAGACCAAacagaacagagagggagaggcaggtgAGAGAGGACAGGGGAGAGGGGGCGGGTCCAGCACAGATAACACAAACCCTGATTGGACAGGACAGGGCTCAGAGAGGGTGAAGAGGCAGGACGGCtcagagagagatggcagaagAGAGAGGACTAGTAGGGAACACAGGGCACAGAGATCGAGAACGCCCCCTGCTGTTCCTCCTAGGAAAGGCAAGCCCGGCATGAGAGATGAGGATAAAGCAGATGCTGAGAGGTCTGCAGAGGAGGAGTCCATCACCAAGGCTGAAGGAAGGGATCGAGTGCACGtcgacagggagagagagcagagggcagATACACAAAACAAGGAAGCCCAATTAGCAACTAGCACAGATAAAAAACAATTAACAGATAGCACTGATAACAAACAGTTAGCAACTAGCACAGATAACAAACAGTTAGCAACTAGTACAGATAACAAACAGTTAGCAACTAGTACAGATCACAAACAGTTAGCTTCTAACACAGATAACAAGCAGTTATCTGCTAacacagatagcaaacagttagctACTAACACAAATAACAAACAGTTAGCAATTAGCAATGATAACAAACAGTTAGCAGTTAGCAACCAGGAGTCCAGCACCAGGACAGAGTCCCagagagctgaaaaacacacagataaccagCTTAAATCAGAAGTCTTCTCAGGGACTGCAGAACCCAACTCAAAGCACTCAGCCCAGACCTACACCGCTAAGGTGAAAGGATCTCCTGATCCTACAATGACGTATGCAGCAAAGAGTGAGGCagcgcagaggagagaggaggggaacggAACGGTGAcggaggaggtgagagagagaaacacagatactgatcagaaggagagaaaacaggATGATAGAGACAGCTCAGCTCAGAATGATAGAGACAGCTCAGCTCAGAATGGTCAGAGAGCAAAGCAGAGCAGGAGCTACGCAAGAGACTTCTTAAGTCTGTTGGGGCTGTCAGGTGAAGAGAAGGCCCCCTCTGGTGAGGTCAGCAGCAAGCCTAAACCAGCGCCCCCAGCGTCCCACGACACAGACGCTCCTGCAGTGGACAGCGTCACGATTCACGACATCCTGAAGCTCAGATCCCCCACGTTCAGCCCACTGCAGACCCCGGGGACGTCCCCCTCCCTACACGGCGACGGCTCGGCCCACAGACCCAAGGAGAACTCTGGGAAGACAGACGGGGATTCCCGCGCCTTCAGCAACCCAGGAAGTGAATCAGACGCCTCCGAACGCCTGATGTCTCCCCTCAGCGACATGGACAAGGGCGGCTGGGTCCGCAGCCTGATCGAGCAGGCCCAGACCCTCACCCCCAAGGACCTGACCCCCAGCCAGTCCAACGCCTCCTCCCCGACCCCTGGCAAGTCCAACGCGTCCTCCCCGACCCCTGGCAAGCCCGTGCTGTTCAAGGTCAAGGACAACACGTTCGCCACCTCCCCCGTCACCAAGACAGTGCGGCCCATCCTGCACAGGGCTCTACAGGATGTGATGGCGCAACCCTGGTCCCCTCGGGAGAGCCTGAGTGGGTCGGAACGGGGCGAGGATCGGGGTTCCGAGCGGGGTTCCGAGAGGGGCGAGGAGGAGTCGGAAGCCCCCAGAGCTCCGCAGGGAATTCCCATCCTGGTGGAGGTGGCCAGCTCTCCGCTGCCTGAGGACTCCACACCTGCAGGGGGCGCTGCCTCTGCCGCTCGGGCCGCCTCGCCTTCCCAGCAGCCTCGAGGGCAGATGCTGACGGTGccggaggaagagggagggcgGAGCTCCGTGTCCAGCGAGATCTCAAGTGCCCAATCAGAGGGCCTGAAGAGCTACACCAGCGCAGGGGACCAATCAGAGGGCCTGAAGAGCTACACCAGCGCAGGGGACACCTGGGGTGAGGAGGGGGTGCTAAGTGCGGCTCAGGCTGACGATACCGAGGGTTCTAAAGCCCCCAGCGAGCACTCTGGTTCTGTCTGTAGTGGCACCGAGGGCAAGAAGCCCCCGCCGGCCGTTCTGCCCAAAACAGAGAAGGCGCTTCGACGAGCCATGAAGCTGACCACGCGCCGCATCCAGAAGGCCGAGGGGAAGAGCAACCGAGTGGACCGCAAGCATGgcggagagagagcagaacccgACCAGAAGAACCGCAGGGGAGGGAACCCAGACCTCAAGCAGGAGAACCGGAGCAAAAAACATCCAGAGACAGAACAAAGGAACCGGcccagagagagaagggagtcaGAGCCGAACCACAGCAGCACAGAGAAATACACTTCACAACCCAGCGGTCGCCACagcaacacagagaaacacacttcAGAACCCAGCGGTCGCCACagcaacacagagaaacacacttcAGAACCCAGCGGTCGCCACagcaacacagagaaacacacttcAGAACCAAGCGGTCGCCACagcaacacagagaaacacacttcAGAACCAAGCGGTCGCCACggcaacacagagaaacacacttcACAGCCCAGCGGTCACCACagcaacacagagaaacacacttcAGAACCAAGCGGTCGCCACggcaacacagagaaacacacttcACAGCCCAGCGGTCACCACagcaacacagagaaacacacttcAGAACCAAGCGGTCGCCACggcaacacagagaaacacgCTTCACAGCCCAGCGGTCACCACagcaacacagagaaacacacttcAGAACCCAGCAGTTGCCACAGCAACGCGCACTCGAACCACACCAGTCAGCATGGTGACCGTGAAGGCAGGAGCAGCGCCAAACATGCACGCCTCAAACACATGAGCCAAAGCACAGACCGGCACATTGGTAACCATAGAGACCTGAGGAGCAGTGGCAGCGGGAGGGGCTCGTCTGAGCGCGCTCCTGAGCATCATCAGCAGGTGTACGTGAGGGAGAGTCCCAATGGCAGCAGTAACCGTGGCGACCGCAGGAGTCGGAGTCTGGAGAGAGACGTGTCCGTGCAGCCCGAGGGACCGCCACAGCGTTGGGACagaccccaccccaacccctcccGACGGCCCTCCCTAAACGGCTTCCTGCCACGCCAAAACAGCTCTGAACGCACGTACCCCCCCCCAACAATGCGCCAAAACAGCTCTGAACGCACGTACCCCCCCCCAACAATGCGCCAAAACAGCTCTGAACGCACGTACCCCCCCCCAACAATGCGCCAAAACAGCTCTGAGCAGGCGTACCCCCCCTCAACAATGCGCCAAAACAGCTCAGAACGCACATACCCCCCCTCAACAATGCGTCAGAACAGCTCAGAACGCACGTACCCCCCCTCGTCCTCGAACCTGATGCCCCAGTCCTACCCCATGACCCAGCGGAAACTGCTGCAGGACCCCGACTCGGGCCAGTACTTTGTGGTGGACATGCCCGTGCAGGTCACCACCAAGACCTTCTTCGACCCCGAGACGCGCAGCTACGTGCAGCTCCCCGTGCAGTCTGCAGAGGGCGCCGTCCCCTCCGGCCCCTCTGTGGAGATGCTGAACCCGTCGCTGGTGCTGTACCACGGCTTCGTGCCCGCCTCCACTCTGCccgcacagcagcagcagaagcccTCGGCTCCCCGGGCTCTCCCAGGAGACATGGAGGACGAGAACAACAGCGCCCCACAGTGGCTGGAGGACTCTCTGCACAAGCACAACAGACATGAGCATGCTTACATAGAGCCAGTGTACATGCCCAAGGATCACACGCCAGAAGAGGAGCTGGACAGcgtgagatga